The proteins below are encoded in one region of Carcharodon carcharias isolate sCarCar2 chromosome 2, sCarCar2.pri, whole genome shotgun sequence:
- the LOC121274734 gene encoding natural killer cell receptor 2B4-like: protein MANKIKKQIVHNTDMRKLVLFNMKIWALLSVFHLLTLCETEISAVAKTTINAIVGEQVLFPVHNQCGAQYEITLVAKSPIHAKLASWGFNTFEKHAMYENRLQRSMNDSVMLQNVQINDTKLYGIQVDCYSRTVTETSETLFDLQVFEPVSKPLITINCSATIITLSCSVSRGTNVTFLWEKSLSGAINTADNGAELVLGHVSEHEQYLYRCIGENPVSNASSDPSIIKQCNRKNAKDRKELHLISAAIVWLLALILFVFICYKVKRTARNKASNTATQMRNEEITYLKDGAIEATYITIIDSS, encoded by the exons ATGGCAAACAAGATAAAAAAACAAATAGTACACAACACAGATATGAGGAAATTGGTCCTCTTTAATATGAAAATATGGGCATTGCTTTCAG TATTCCATTTGCTTAcactgtgtgagactgagatctcaGCTGTAGCCAAAACTACCATTAATGCCATTGTGGGAGAACAGGTTTTGTTCCCGGTACATAACCAATGTGGAGCTCAGTATGAAATAACACTTGTAGCAAAATCACCAATTCATGCTAAACTTGCTTCATGGGGATTCAACACGTTTGAGAAACATGCAATGTATGAAAACAGACTTCAAAGGAGCATGAATGATTCTGTGATGCTGCAAAATGTACAGATTAATGACACTAAATTATATGGAATACAAGTCGATTGCTACAGCAgaacagtgacagagacaagtgAAACATTATTTGATTTGCAAGTGTTTG AGCCAGTTTCCAAGCCTTTGATAACAATAAATTGTTCAGCTACAATTATCACCCTGAGCTGCTCAGTGTCCAGGGGAACAAATGTCACATTTCTCTGGGAAAAATCTTTGTCTGGAGCCATCAATACAGCCGATAATGGGGCAGAACTAGTGCTAGGCCATGTTAGCGAACATGAACAATACCTATACAGATGTATAGGAGAGAATCCAGTCAGCAATGCAAGCAGTGATCCAAGCATCATAAAGCAGTGTAATAGGAAGAATGCTAAAG ATCGGAAGGAACTGCACTTGATAAGTGCTGCAATAGTATGGCTTCTTGCTTTAATTTTATTTGTATTCATCTGCTACAAAGTAAAACGGACTGCTCGTAACAAAGCAAGCA ATACAGCAACACAAATGAGGAATGAAGAAATAACTTACCTCAAAGATGGAGCTATTGAAGCCACATATATTACAATAATTGATTCAAGCTAA